A single genomic interval of SAR202 cluster bacterium harbors:
- a CDS encoding tetratricopeptide repeat protein — protein MSMELAHSIDATKLRRDKSKEAVQLALEGKWREAINVNKDILYYYPEDVESLNRLGKAHLEVGEYPQAKEAFQKALSISPHNTIAKKNVARIAQMPRGVSSAQEGRKVAPKLFLEESGKSGVTSLRSLSSAKVLAAAAAGDPVELQASGNTLCARGKDGQALGHVETKLGTRLMHLMKQGNRYDAAILSVDPGKVSIIIRETYHHPSLMGVQSFPATGSEEYPSYVREAAVSYDIESEPDDEPEADPMSMWTEDGEEAPEPMPRRSSRSKAMSEEEEEEDVEEEEE, from the coding sequence ATGTCCATGGAACTGGCACACTCAATTGACGCAACGAAACTGCGTCGGGACAAGTCTAAGGAGGCGGTGCAGCTGGCGCTGGAAGGCAAGTGGCGCGAGGCTATCAACGTAAACAAGGATATCCTTTATTACTACCCTGAGGACGTGGAGAGCCTGAACCGGCTAGGGAAGGCCCACCTGGAAGTGGGCGAGTACCCGCAGGCCAAAGAGGCGTTTCAGAAGGCGCTGTCGATATCGCCGCACAACACCATCGCCAAAAAGAACGTGGCGAGGATAGCGCAGATGCCGCGGGGGGTGTCGTCGGCGCAGGAGGGCCGGAAGGTGGCGCCGAAGCTCTTTCTGGAGGAGAGCGGGAAGTCCGGGGTAACCTCCTTGCGCAGCCTAAGCTCCGCGAAGGTGCTGGCGGCCGCCGCCGCCGGCGACCCGGTGGAGCTTCAGGCTTCGGGGAACACGCTGTGCGCCAGGGGGAAGGACGGGCAGGCGCTGGGGCATGTGGAGACGAAGCTGGGGACGCGGCTGATGCACTTGATGAAGCAGGGGAACAGGTATGACGCGGCTATTTTGAGCGTAGACCCCGGGAAGGTATCGATTATTATTCGAGAGACGTACCACCACCCGTCGCTGATGGGGGTACAGTCGTTCCCGGCGACGGGGTCTGAGGAGTATCCAAGCTACGTCCGCGAAGCCGCGGTCAGCTACGACATTGAAAGCGAGCCTGACGACGAGCCGGAGGCGGACCCGATGTCCATGTGGACGGAGGACGGGGAGGAGGCGCCGGAGCCGATGCCGCGCCGCAGTTCCCGCTCGAAGGCGATGAGCGAGGAGGAGGAAGAAGAGGATGTGGAAGAGGAGGAAGAGTAG